A stretch of Amycolatopsis balhimycina FH 1894 DNA encodes these proteins:
- a CDS encoding aldehyde dehydrogenase (NADP(+)), with translation MSQATDAATLEKILAGAAEAARPAAEATPPERARWLTAVADALDAAAGELVPLAHAETHLPEAPRLQGELKRTTFQLRLFAEVLADGEYLGATVDHADPDWPMGPRPDIRRVKTAIGPVLVFAASNFPFAFSVAGGDTASALAAGCPVILKAHSGHPELSAKTGSIVREALIKAGAPAALFTVIFGQEQGAKALKDPRIAAGSFTGSIPGGRALFDIANARPRPIPFYGELGSVNPVVVTEAAIAARGEAVAQGYAGSFTLGAGQFCTKPGLLFLPEDHGLTDALRSALAGAAAQPMLNDRIAGGYSSQLSKLREVPGVEVVAESPSDSPAFTPTLLATTGKQFLEGGATVHEECFGPASLIVTYADQAELLRLLDVIEPGLTATIHGEESDVDWIRPVLPALARIAGRLLWNDWPTGVTVSWAQQHGGPYPATTAPTTTSVGTAAIERFLRPVAWQGFPDALLPEPLQEANPWQLPRRTDGTR, from the coding sequence ATGAGCCAGGCCACTGACGCCGCCACGCTCGAGAAGATCCTGGCGGGAGCCGCCGAAGCCGCCCGCCCCGCCGCCGAGGCCACCCCGCCCGAACGCGCCCGCTGGCTGACCGCGGTCGCCGACGCCCTCGACGCCGCCGCGGGCGAACTGGTCCCGCTGGCGCACGCCGAGACGCACCTGCCCGAGGCACCGCGGCTGCAGGGCGAGCTGAAGCGCACGACGTTCCAGCTGCGCCTGTTCGCCGAGGTCCTCGCGGACGGCGAGTACCTCGGCGCCACCGTCGACCACGCCGACCCGGACTGGCCGATGGGTCCCCGCCCGGACATCCGCCGGGTCAAGACCGCGATCGGCCCGGTGCTGGTGTTCGCCGCCAGTAACTTCCCGTTCGCGTTCAGCGTCGCCGGCGGTGACACCGCGTCCGCGCTGGCCGCGGGCTGCCCGGTGATCCTCAAGGCCCACTCCGGGCACCCGGAGCTGTCCGCGAAGACCGGCTCGATCGTGCGCGAGGCGCTGATCAAGGCGGGCGCTCCCGCCGCCCTGTTCACCGTGATCTTCGGCCAGGAGCAAGGGGCAAAGGCGCTGAAGGACCCGCGGATCGCCGCGGGGTCCTTCACCGGCTCGATCCCGGGCGGGCGCGCGCTGTTCGACATCGCGAACGCGCGGCCGCGGCCGATCCCGTTCTACGGCGAGCTCGGCAGCGTGAACCCGGTCGTGGTCACCGAGGCCGCGATCGCCGCGCGCGGGGAAGCCGTCGCCCAGGGCTACGCCGGGTCGTTCACCCTCGGCGCCGGCCAGTTCTGCACCAAGCCGGGCCTGCTGTTCCTGCCGGAAGACCACGGGCTGACCGACGCGCTGCGCTCGGCGCTGGCCGGCGCCGCGGCCCAGCCGATGCTCAACGACCGCATCGCCGGCGGGTACTCGTCGCAGCTTTCGAAGCTGCGCGAGGTCCCGGGCGTCGAGGTCGTCGCCGAGTCGCCGTCCGACTCGCCCGCCTTCACGCCGACGCTGCTCGCCACCACCGGCAAGCAGTTCCTCGAGGGCGGCGCCACCGTGCACGAGGAGTGCTTCGGCCCGGCGTCGCTGATCGTCACCTACGCCGACCAGGCGGAACTGCTGCGCCTGCTCGACGTCATCGAACCGGGGCTCACCGCCACGATCCACGGCGAAGAGTCCGATGTGGACTGGATCCGGCCGGTGTTGCCGGCTCTGGCCCGCATCGCCGGCCGGCTGCTGTGGAACGACTGGCCCACCGGCGTCACGGTGAGCTGGGCCCAGCAGCACGGCGGCCCGTACCCGGCCACGACGGCCCCGACCACGACGTCCGTGGGCACCGCCGCGATCGAGCGGTTCCTGCGCCCGGTCGCGTGGCAGGGCTTCCCGGACGCGCTGCTGCCCGAACCCCTGCAGGAGGCCAACCCCTGGCAGCTGCCCCGCCGCACCGACGGCACCCGCTGA
- a CDS encoding glucarate dehydratase family protein, producing MQILDVVLTPVAFADPPLLNVMGVHEPFALRSVVQVKCEDGVVGLGESYGDEAFLGEVRKVLPRLRGHDVFDLPGLQRLVAEALSDTVLTDAHGLIGGFSIRKTIASVYSLFEVACLDAQGHYLGRPVTDLLGGKARDAVEFSAYLFYKYGKHIDGREDSWGEITTPETLAGSAKRMFDEYGFRSIKLKGGVYEPAQEIEGVRALAEAFPGHPLRIDPNGAWTVETSIRVASELDGVLEYLEDPTPGIEGMARVAEQASMPLATNMCVVNFGDVEPGFRARAIGVLLSDHHFWGGLRATQALSVTCESFGVGLSMHSNSHLGISLAAMVQVAAATPHLTYACDTHWPWKVEDVIEPGVLEFTDGAVAVPTTPGLGITLDEDALAKLHENYVRCGLTKRDDVTYMRKYVPGFETNTARW from the coding sequence ATGCAGATCCTCGACGTGGTGCTGACCCCGGTCGCGTTCGCCGACCCGCCGCTGCTCAACGTCATGGGCGTGCACGAGCCGTTCGCGCTGCGCAGCGTCGTGCAGGTGAAGTGCGAAGACGGCGTCGTCGGGCTCGGCGAGTCCTACGGCGACGAAGCCTTCCTCGGCGAGGTGCGCAAGGTGCTGCCGCGGCTGCGCGGCCACGACGTGTTCGACCTGCCCGGCCTGCAGCGGCTGGTCGCCGAAGCGCTGTCGGACACGGTGCTGACCGACGCGCACGGCCTGATCGGCGGCTTCTCCATCCGCAAGACCATCGCGAGCGTGTACTCGCTGTTCGAGGTCGCCTGCCTGGACGCGCAGGGCCACTACCTGGGCCGTCCGGTGACCGACCTGCTCGGCGGCAAGGCCCGTGACGCCGTCGAGTTCTCCGCCTACCTGTTCTACAAGTACGGCAAGCACATCGACGGCCGCGAGGACTCCTGGGGCGAGATCACCACGCCCGAGACGCTGGCCGGGTCCGCGAAGCGGATGTTCGACGAGTACGGCTTCCGGTCGATCAAGCTCAAGGGCGGGGTCTACGAGCCCGCGCAGGAGATCGAAGGGGTCCGCGCGCTGGCCGAAGCGTTCCCCGGGCACCCGCTGCGGATCGACCCGAACGGCGCGTGGACGGTCGAGACGAGCATCCGCGTGGCGTCCGAACTGGACGGTGTGCTCGAGTACCTGGAAGACCCGACGCCGGGTATCGAAGGCATGGCGCGGGTGGCCGAGCAGGCGTCGATGCCGCTGGCCACCAACATGTGCGTGGTCAACTTCGGCGACGTCGAGCCGGGCTTCCGGGCGCGCGCCATCGGCGTGCTGCTGTCGGACCACCACTTCTGGGGCGGGTTGCGCGCGACGCAGGCGTTGTCGGTGACGTGCGAGAGCTTCGGCGTCGGGCTGTCGATGCACTCCAACAGCCACCTAGGAATCAGCCTGGCCGCGATGGTGCAGGTCGCCGCCGCGACGCCGCACCTGACCTACGCCTGCGACACGCACTGGCCGTGGAAGGTCGAGGACGTCATCGAGCCGGGTGTGCTGGAGTTCACCGACGGCGCCGTCGCGGTGCCCACGACCCCCGGGCTCGGGATCACGCTCGACGAGGACGCGCTGGCGAAGCTGCACGAGAACTACGTCCGATGTGGACTGACCAAGCGGGACGACGTGACGTACATGCGCAAGTACGTGCCCGGGTTCGAGACGAACACGGCGAGGTGGTGA
- a CDS encoding 5-dehydro-4-deoxyglucarate dehydratase, protein MAQNEIELDGLLAFPLTPFTDDLEVNLDALAENVESHIAAGAGALFVACGTGEFSSLSPAEVASVLARSREAAAGRVPVWVGAGGGAASARAGIAAAQAGGADGVLLLPPYLVSGPQAGLVDFVRYAVGDSSVPVIVYHRGTGVFTPPAAASLLEIPSVVGLKDGYGDVECMTRIVTTIRSLDTERARNFLFFNGLPTAEVSAKAYAAIGVARYSSAVHCFAPEIAHRFHRALGEGDTRVMDALLAGFYLPLVALRDETPGFAVSLVKAAARLRGDKVGPVRPPLIEPTPEQIRRLEKVVEDGFVTLKGLG, encoded by the coding sequence ATGGCACAGAACGAGATCGAGCTGGACGGCCTGCTGGCGTTCCCCCTCACCCCGTTCACCGATGACCTCGAGGTCAACCTCGACGCGCTCGCGGAGAACGTGGAGAGCCACATCGCGGCGGGCGCCGGTGCGCTGTTCGTCGCGTGCGGCACCGGCGAGTTCAGCTCGCTCTCGCCCGCCGAGGTCGCCTCGGTGCTCGCCCGGTCCCGTGAGGCGGCCGCCGGCCGCGTCCCGGTCTGGGTGGGCGCCGGGGGCGGCGCGGCGTCGGCGCGGGCCGGCATCGCGGCGGCCCAGGCCGGGGGTGCGGACGGGGTGCTGCTGCTGCCGCCGTACCTCGTTTCCGGGCCGCAGGCGGGGCTGGTCGACTTCGTCCGCTACGCCGTCGGCGACTCGTCCGTGCCGGTGATCGTCTACCACCGCGGCACCGGCGTGTTCACCCCGCCGGCCGCGGCTTCGCTGCTGGAGATCCCCTCGGTCGTCGGGCTCAAGGACGGCTACGGCGACGTCGAGTGCATGACCCGGATCGTCACCACGATCCGGTCGCTGGACACCGAGCGGGCGCGGAACTTCCTGTTCTTCAACGGCTTGCCGACCGCGGAGGTCTCGGCCAAGGCGTACGCCGCGATCGGGGTCGCCCGGTACTCCTCGGCGGTGCACTGCTTTGCGCCGGAGATCGCGCACCGCTTCCACCGCGCGCTCGGCGAGGGTGACACGCGGGTGATGGACGCTCTGCTGGCCGGGTTCTACCTGCCGCTGGTGGCGTTGCGGGACGAGACGCCCGGGTTCGCCGTGTCGCTGGTGAAGGCCGCCGCCCGGCTGCGCGGTGACAAGGTCGGCCCGGTCCGGCCGCCGCTGATCGAGCCGACGCCGGAGCAGATCCGCCGGCTCGAGAAGGTCGTGGAGGACGGTTTCGTGACGCTGAAGGGGCTCGGCTGA
- a CDS encoding sodium:solute symporter family protein: MHALDWAMVCAYFALMIVIGWWSHKRVSDVKDFFTAGGKMPWWLAGISHHMSGYSAVLFVAYAGVAYTTGITVYFWGFASIGIGVGIGSWLFAARWNRLRSKLGVASPLEYLAKRYNVPTQQALAWSGSLLKIFDIAAKWFAVATLLHVFAGLDYNLGILITGAVTLVYCTIGGLWADALTDFGQFVIQAIAAIVMIVVVLGKLGGISALWTMWDKLPASHVDPVTSKYTTIFLLVYVLVKTLEYNGGMWNLAQRYMAAPTTQEAKRGARLSSALYLLWPLVLMFPMFAAPLLIPGVKDPTQSYAIMTTTFLPPGLVGLVLAGIFSHTMAMVSSDANAISAVITRDMIPAMFRRTRQWTDVQGLKAARITTVIFVALTMVVATQAQNLGGVLQIVVNWVAALMGPISIPLLLGMLPWFRRCGPRAALISWAGGLIDYALVYYVFKANQTVLVATPILVSLALYIGLGLLAPERSAAADEIVDTVNAADDDVERKKEGTTVPA, from the coding sequence GTGCACGCACTCGACTGGGCGATGGTCTGCGCGTACTTCGCGCTGATGATCGTGATCGGCTGGTGGTCGCACAAGAGAGTCAGCGACGTGAAGGACTTCTTCACGGCCGGCGGGAAGATGCCGTGGTGGCTGGCCGGCATCTCGCACCACATGTCCGGCTACAGCGCCGTGCTCTTCGTCGCGTACGCGGGCGTCGCGTACACCACCGGCATCACCGTGTACTTCTGGGGCTTCGCCAGCATCGGCATCGGCGTGGGCATCGGCAGCTGGCTGTTCGCCGCCCGCTGGAACCGGTTGCGCTCGAAGCTCGGCGTCGCTTCGCCGCTGGAGTACCTGGCCAAGCGGTACAACGTGCCGACGCAGCAGGCGCTGGCCTGGAGTGGCAGCCTGCTGAAGATCTTCGACATCGCGGCCAAGTGGTTCGCCGTCGCGACCCTGCTGCACGTCTTCGCCGGGCTGGACTACAACCTCGGCATCCTCATCACCGGCGCGGTCACCCTGGTCTACTGCACCATCGGCGGCCTGTGGGCCGACGCGCTCACCGACTTCGGCCAGTTCGTCATCCAGGCCATCGCCGCGATCGTGATGATCGTCGTGGTGCTGGGCAAGCTGGGCGGGATCTCCGCGCTCTGGACGATGTGGGACAAGCTGCCCGCGAGCCACGTCGACCCGGTGACGTCCAAGTACACCACCATCTTCCTGCTCGTCTACGTGCTCGTGAAGACGCTGGAGTACAACGGAGGCATGTGGAACCTGGCGCAGCGGTACATGGCCGCGCCGACCACCCAGGAAGCCAAGCGCGGGGCGCGGCTTTCGTCCGCGCTGTACCTGTTGTGGCCGCTGGTGCTGATGTTCCCGATGTTCGCGGCACCGCTGCTCATCCCCGGCGTCAAGGACCCGACGCAGTCCTACGCGATCATGACCACGACGTTCCTGCCGCCGGGCCTGGTCGGCCTGGTGCTGGCCGGCATCTTCTCGCACACCATGGCGATGGTCTCCTCCGACGCGAACGCGATCTCCGCGGTGATCACCCGCGACATGATCCCGGCGATGTTCCGCCGCACCCGGCAGTGGACCGACGTCCAGGGCCTGAAGGCGGCGCGGATCACCACGGTGATCTTTGTCGCGCTGACCATGGTCGTGGCCACCCAGGCGCAGAACCTCGGCGGCGTGCTGCAGATCGTCGTCAACTGGGTCGCCGCGCTGATGGGCCCGATCTCGATCCCGCTGCTGCTGGGCATGCTGCCGTGGTTCCGCAGGTGCGGCCCGCGCGCGGCGCTGATCTCCTGGGCGGGCGGCCTGATCGACTACGCGCTGGTGTACTACGTGTTCAAGGCGAACCAGACGGTGCTGGTCGCGACGCCGATCCTGGTCTCGCTCGCCCTGTACATCGGGCTCGGCCTGCTCGCCCCCGAGCGCAGTGCGGCCGCCGATGAGATCGTCGACACCGTGAACGCCGCCGACGACGACGTCGAGCGCAAGAAGGAAGGCACGACCGTGCCCGCCTGA
- a CDS encoding IclR family transcriptional regulator produces MPQKVGNPAAADGAAPAETSGVKSARRAVDLIETFAANDVWLSLSDLHARTGFPRSSLHGLLRTLLEAGWLEADTNTARYRLGVRALICGTAYLDRDAVVPFATEALERIREKTGFTAHFARRNGTEVVYLETRESQRSTHLVSRVGRTLPAHATALGKALLAELTHDEIEALMPATLPALTPNTITTLEGLHAEFAATRERGYAAEIEEGTLGVRCVAAVIPYRIPGTDAISCSMPINQVTDDDARRVGELLAETTAELGQQLRRAGIR; encoded by the coding sequence ATGCCGCAGAAGGTGGGCAATCCGGCGGCCGCCGACGGTGCAGCCCCCGCCGAGACCTCCGGCGTGAAATCCGCGCGCCGGGCCGTCGACCTCATCGAGACCTTCGCGGCGAACGACGTCTGGCTGTCGCTGTCCGACCTGCACGCCCGCACGGGGTTCCCGCGCTCGTCGCTGCACGGCCTGCTGCGGACACTGCTGGAAGCCGGCTGGCTGGAAGCCGACACGAACACCGCCCGCTACCGCCTCGGCGTCCGCGCGCTGATCTGCGGCACGGCGTACCTGGACCGCGACGCCGTCGTCCCGTTCGCCACCGAAGCACTGGAGCGCATCCGGGAGAAGACCGGCTTCACCGCGCACTTCGCGCGCCGCAACGGCACCGAGGTCGTCTACCTGGAGACGCGCGAGTCGCAGCGCTCCACACACCTCGTCTCGCGCGTCGGGCGCACGCTGCCCGCGCACGCGACCGCGCTGGGCAAGGCGCTGCTGGCCGAGCTGACGCACGACGAGATCGAGGCGCTGATGCCGGCCACGCTGCCCGCACTGACCCCGAACACCATCACCACGCTCGAAGGCCTGCACGCCGAGTTCGCCGCGACCCGCGAACGCGGGTACGCCGCCGAGATCGAGGAGGGCACGCTGGGCGTCCGGTGCGTGGCCGCGGTGATCCCCTACCGCATCCCCGGCACCGACGCGATCAGCTGCTCGATGCCGATCAACCAGGTCACCGACGACGACGCCCGCCGCGTCGGCGAGCTGCTCGCCGAGACCACCGCCGAGCTCGGGCAGCAGCTGCGCCGCGCCGGCATCCGTTAA
- a CDS encoding NAD-dependent epimerase/dehydratase family protein, whose translation MTDQRVLITGSAGVVGTLMRPRLRRPGRALRLLDLAPQTASSDSEEIVTASVTDASAMAAACEGVDALIHLGGHSRENTWEATLDVNINGTQTVLEAARSAGIQRVILASSNHAVGFRRIDSDLPADSSPRPDTYYGVSKAAIEALGSLYHSRFGMDVIVIRIGSCFETPLPLGPRGLSTWLSPDDAARLFEACLSAPSPGYRLIWGVSDNTRRIYSLAEAEALGYKSLDDAEVYAEQLASKPAPTGAAAEYVGGPFCTAPLGVFNPL comes from the coding sequence ATGACGGACCAGCGCGTGCTCATCACCGGGTCGGCGGGTGTCGTCGGCACCCTGATGCGCCCCCGCCTGCGGCGCCCCGGCCGGGCGCTGCGCCTGCTCGACCTGGCCCCGCAGACGGCGTCTTCCGACAGCGAGGAGATCGTGACCGCTTCGGTCACCGACGCTTCGGCGATGGCGGCGGCGTGCGAAGGCGTCGACGCGCTGATCCACCTCGGCGGGCACAGCCGCGAAAACACGTGGGAAGCGACCCTGGACGTCAACATCAACGGGACGCAGACGGTCCTGGAGGCGGCACGGTCCGCGGGCATCCAGCGCGTCATCCTGGCATCGAGCAATCACGCGGTCGGGTTCCGCCGGATCGACTCGGACCTTCCCGCCGACTCGTCACCCCGCCCGGACACCTACTACGGCGTCAGCAAGGCGGCGATCGAGGCGCTGGGCAGCCTGTACCACTCCCGTTTCGGCATGGACGTCATCGTGATCCGGATCGGCTCGTGCTTCGAGACGCCGTTGCCGCTGGGCCCGCGCGGCCTGTCGACGTGGCTCTCCCCCGACGACGCGGCCCGGCTGTTCGAGGCGTGTCTTTCGGCGCCGTCGCCCGGGTACCGGCTGATCTGGGGCGTCTCGGACAACACGCGCCGGATCTACTCCCTCGCGGAAGCCGAAGCGCTGGGCTACAAGTCCCTGGACGACGCCGAGGTGTACGCCGAACAGCTTGCTTCGAAGCCTGCCCCGACGGGTGCGGCGGCCGAGTACGTCGGCGGCCCGTTCTGCACCGCTCCCCTGGGCGTCTTCAACCCGCTCTGA
- a CDS encoding polysaccharide deacetylase family protein: MILKSRRARTWTIVVASVLVVVLAAAFTLFEVAKSRTFQFFGILVNRVETGEKVVALTLDDGPDPAGTHAILDTLRSREVPATFFLIGRDIAAHPDLAHDIAAAGHEIGNHSFSHDRMIGVTPGWVADEVEATDALIRTTGYTGEILFRPPNGKKLFALPAAGSSTLTTQSPSRAPWVSTAVVTRD, encoded by the coding sequence ATGATCTTGAAATCCCGCCGGGCCCGGACGTGGACGATCGTCGTGGCGAGCGTGCTGGTCGTCGTCCTCGCTGCCGCGTTCACGCTGTTCGAGGTGGCGAAGTCGCGGACCTTCCAGTTCTTCGGCATCCTCGTGAACCGCGTCGAGACCGGCGAGAAGGTCGTCGCCCTCACCTTGGATGACGGACCCGATCCCGCGGGCACCCACGCGATCCTGGACACGCTTCGCAGCCGTGAGGTTCCGGCCACCTTCTTCCTCATCGGCCGCGACATCGCCGCGCACCCCGACCTGGCGCACGACATTGCCGCCGCGGGACACGAAATCGGCAACCACAGCTTCTCGCACGACCGCATGATCGGCGTGACGCCCGGCTGGGTCGCCGACGAGGTGGAGGCGACCGACGCGCTCATCCGCACGACCGGCTACACCGGCGAGATCCTTTTCCGGCCGCCGAACGGCAAGAAGCTCTTCGCCCTGCCGGCTGCTGGCAGCTCGACACTGACGACC